The following proteins are encoded in a genomic region of Ornithodoros turicata isolate Travis chromosome 6, ASM3712646v1, whole genome shotgun sequence:
- the LOC135397590 gene encoding uncharacterized protein LOC135397590 isoform X1: MSESKEDGGYFEMYPNDDDFKKMPLGDDTDVEAIWDQMFRTSLALFIVFWIAIYFSYGRELTFDPSATCRTDVCRAALTYSADLKSSNASLACDDFYQYACDLWNATHPSLPNVFSALEDEADRKIHGFWNKTGRANQSLLDKTATYYFSCMSALGRNVSFCINLESYLEVRGIKMRNVLDIRKLFVEATRASSDATKLRWGPPLSHTLCSSCAGYLQRSLSLLFGVSVPAIIIYQVETLDEQIRNFNQTGGNHEDFTKRQLLSHINVSTPYLVDAFKYVADRVTVLDPHVFKYAVGLLFSNEHVNVSAYFLLLKVLQDPLNSDYLVSSTPIGQRRRIAQDICRKKLQSKLLPLWNVLALDTLATKHSSKFVENTFEIVKARVTDHIRETTWLKTDIKDRLMSALLQMLISSPERQEFMGYLKYRYRRMPKLGPYFYENDWLLDEYHDSCDGNADRLCATIQDRHQDELRNNTVDLTAVHQLRPFYYAEADAYINAATLSYHMFYLIIRHLFRGANLSSVPQAKCLQDQSSRTGLSLDDVLALTTGLRLAYEVGNPEPRTPDDRIDKVTEDQLFFLRACLQFCSADARQVHRDQCNTAVRNIPQFYLAFWCPPGARLPSGGVCEVM; this comes from the exons ATGTCAGAAAGCAAAGAAGACGGAGGGTACTTCGAGATGTACCCGAATGATGATGATTTCAAAAAAAT GCCGTTAGGAGACGACACCGACGTCGAAGCCATCTGGGACCAGATGTTCCGAACTTCACTCGCCCTCTTCATTGTCTTCTGGATCGCCATCTACTTCTCGTACGGTCGCGAGCTCACCTTTGACCCTAGCGCCACATGTCGGACCGACGTCTGCAGAGCGGCCCTCACTTACAGCGCAGACCTCAAGTCTTCTAACGCGTCGCTAGCGTGCGACGACTTCTACCAGTACGCTTGCGACCTGTGGAACGCTACTCACCCGTCCCTGCCGAATGTCTTCTCTGCCCTAGAGGACGAGGCAGACCGAAAAATTCACGGGTTCTGGAACAAGACAGGCCGCGCAAACCAAAGCCTTCTGGACAAGACAGCAACTTATTACTTTTCGTGTATGAGCGCTCTTGGCCGAAACGTCTCCTTCTGTATCAACTTGGAATCCTACCTGGAAGTCAGGGGCATCAAGATGCGAAACGTGCTGGACATTCGCAAACTCTTTGTGGAAGCGACGAGGGCTTCATCCGACGCGACGAAGCTGCGCTGGGGACCTCCACTGAGCCACACCTTATGCTCAAGCTGCGCGGGATATCTTCAACGATCCTTGAGCCTTCTGTTCGGCGTCTCCGTGCCCGCCATTATTATATACCAGGTAGAAACTCTCGACGAGCAAATAAGAAATTTCAACCAGACAGGCGGGAATCACGAAGACTTCACGAAACGCCAGCTCTTAAGTCACATCAACGTATCAACACCATACCTTGTCGACGCCTTCAAGTACGTCGCAGATCGCGTCACCGTATTAGATCCCCACGTCTTCAAGTATGCCGTAGGTCTGCTCTTCAGCAACGAGCACGTCAACGTCAGTGCTTATTTTCTTCTGCTCAAGGTTCTACAAGATCCACTGAACAGCGACTACTTGGTCTCCTCCACGCCGATAGGTCAGCGACGTCGTATCGCGCAAGACATATGCCGAAAGAAACTTCAATCAAAATTACTTCCGCTTTGGAACGTGCTTGCTTTAGACACCCTAGCGACCAAGCACAGCTCCAAGTTCGTTGAAAACACGTTCGAAATCGTGAAGGCACGGGTCACGGATCACATCAGAGAGACGACGTGGTTGAAAACCGACATCAAGGACCGCCTCATGAGTGCTCTCCTTCAAATGCTGATTTCGTCTCCCGAAAGACAGGAATTCATGGGTTACCTCAAGTACAGATACAGACGCATGCCCAAGTTGGGACCCTACTTTTACGAGAATGACTGGTTGCTCGATGAATACCACGACAGTTGCGACGGCAATGCGGACAGACTCTGCGCAACGATCCAGGACAGGCACCAGGACGAACTGAGAAATAACACGGTCGACTTAACAGCCGTTCATCAGCTACGTCCGTTTTACTACGCCGAAGCAGACGCCTACATAAATGCAGCGACGTTATCCTACCACATGTTCTACTTGATTATCCGCCACCTCTTCAGGGGCGCGAACCTGTCCAGCGTTCCACAAGCAAAGTGTCTTCAGGATCAGTCGTCTCGGACAGGCCTGAGCTTGGATGATGTGCTAGCCCTGACCACGGGTTTAAGACTGGCTTACGAAGTCGGTAACCCCGAGCCACGAACACCCGATGACAGAATTGATAAGGTAACGGAAGATCAGCTGTTTTTCCTGAGGGCCTGCCTTCAATTTTGTTCAGCGGACGCTAGGCAAGTGCACCGCGACCAGTGTAACACTGCGGTGAGAAACATTCCGCAGTTCTACCTGGCGTTCTGGTGTCCGCCCGGGGCGCGACTTCCGAGTGGCGGTGTATGTGAGGTCATGTGA
- the LOC135397590 gene encoding uncharacterized protein LOC135397590 isoform X2: MFRTSLALFIVFWIAIYFSYGRELTFDPSATCRTDVCRAALTYSADLKSSNASLACDDFYQYACDLWNATHPSLPNVFSALEDEADRKIHGFWNKTGRANQSLLDKTATYYFSCMSALGRNVSFCINLESYLEVRGIKMRNVLDIRKLFVEATRASSDATKLRWGPPLSHTLCSSCAGYLQRSLSLLFGVSVPAIIIYQVETLDEQIRNFNQTGGNHEDFTKRQLLSHINVSTPYLVDAFKYVADRVTVLDPHVFKYAVGLLFSNEHVNVSAYFLLLKVLQDPLNSDYLVSSTPIGQRRRIAQDICRKKLQSKLLPLWNVLALDTLATKHSSKFVENTFEIVKARVTDHIRETTWLKTDIKDRLMSALLQMLISSPERQEFMGYLKYRYRRMPKLGPYFYENDWLLDEYHDSCDGNADRLCATIQDRHQDELRNNTVDLTAVHQLRPFYYAEADAYINAATLSYHMFYLIIRHLFRGANLSSVPQAKCLQDQSSRTGLSLDDVLALTTGLRLAYEVGNPEPRTPDDRIDKVTEDQLFFLRACLQFCSADARQVHRDQCNTAVRNIPQFYLAFWCPPGARLPSGGVCEVM, encoded by the coding sequence ATGTTCCGAACTTCACTCGCCCTCTTCATTGTCTTCTGGATCGCCATCTACTTCTCGTACGGTCGCGAGCTCACCTTTGACCCTAGCGCCACATGTCGGACCGACGTCTGCAGAGCGGCCCTCACTTACAGCGCAGACCTCAAGTCTTCTAACGCGTCGCTAGCGTGCGACGACTTCTACCAGTACGCTTGCGACCTGTGGAACGCTACTCACCCGTCCCTGCCGAATGTCTTCTCTGCCCTAGAGGACGAGGCAGACCGAAAAATTCACGGGTTCTGGAACAAGACAGGCCGCGCAAACCAAAGCCTTCTGGACAAGACAGCAACTTATTACTTTTCGTGTATGAGCGCTCTTGGCCGAAACGTCTCCTTCTGTATCAACTTGGAATCCTACCTGGAAGTCAGGGGCATCAAGATGCGAAACGTGCTGGACATTCGCAAACTCTTTGTGGAAGCGACGAGGGCTTCATCCGACGCGACGAAGCTGCGCTGGGGACCTCCACTGAGCCACACCTTATGCTCAAGCTGCGCGGGATATCTTCAACGATCCTTGAGCCTTCTGTTCGGCGTCTCCGTGCCCGCCATTATTATATACCAGGTAGAAACTCTCGACGAGCAAATAAGAAATTTCAACCAGACAGGCGGGAATCACGAAGACTTCACGAAACGCCAGCTCTTAAGTCACATCAACGTATCAACACCATACCTTGTCGACGCCTTCAAGTACGTCGCAGATCGCGTCACCGTATTAGATCCCCACGTCTTCAAGTATGCCGTAGGTCTGCTCTTCAGCAACGAGCACGTCAACGTCAGTGCTTATTTTCTTCTGCTCAAGGTTCTACAAGATCCACTGAACAGCGACTACTTGGTCTCCTCCACGCCGATAGGTCAGCGACGTCGTATCGCGCAAGACATATGCCGAAAGAAACTTCAATCAAAATTACTTCCGCTTTGGAACGTGCTTGCTTTAGACACCCTAGCGACCAAGCACAGCTCCAAGTTCGTTGAAAACACGTTCGAAATCGTGAAGGCACGGGTCACGGATCACATCAGAGAGACGACGTGGTTGAAAACCGACATCAAGGACCGCCTCATGAGTGCTCTCCTTCAAATGCTGATTTCGTCTCCCGAAAGACAGGAATTCATGGGTTACCTCAAGTACAGATACAGACGCATGCCCAAGTTGGGACCCTACTTTTACGAGAATGACTGGTTGCTCGATGAATACCACGACAGTTGCGACGGCAATGCGGACAGACTCTGCGCAACGATCCAGGACAGGCACCAGGACGAACTGAGAAATAACACGGTCGACTTAACAGCCGTTCATCAGCTACGTCCGTTTTACTACGCCGAAGCAGACGCCTACATAAATGCAGCGACGTTATCCTACCACATGTTCTACTTGATTATCCGCCACCTCTTCAGGGGCGCGAACCTGTCCAGCGTTCCACAAGCAAAGTGTCTTCAGGATCAGTCGTCTCGGACAGGCCTGAGCTTGGATGATGTGCTAGCCCTGACCACGGGTTTAAGACTGGCTTACGAAGTCGGTAACCCCGAGCCACGAACACCCGATGACAGAATTGATAAGGTAACGGAAGATCAGCTGTTTTTCCTGAGGGCCTGCCTTCAATTTTGTTCAGCGGACGCTAGGCAAGTGCACCGCGACCAGTGTAACACTGCGGTGAGAAACATTCCGCAGTTCTACCTGGCGTTCTGGTGTCCGCCCGGGGCGCGACTTCCGAGTGGCGGTGTATGTGAGGTCATGTGA